Proteins encoded within one genomic window of Triticum aestivum cultivar Chinese Spring chromosome 2D, IWGSC CS RefSeq v2.1, whole genome shotgun sequence:
- the LOC123053153 gene encoding recQ-mediated genome instability protein 1: protein MGRRSLIITDSDEEDAAATPASASVSTGGGGSVGRPSSQNPSPFLAPYTLPSSPPPSPPVEISDDEEEVDEIQDPDEDSAFGDAPDEMRDSDGDSLFTDVADDLSPPPPAPPQYPPPQTPCPPPAPAPAVPLFRTPRPTPPPASTPPSGTRTPVPPPAAAPTPARTRTPVSSPAAAPTPARTPTPTPPPVAAPTPMSRTPTPTPPAAAASAPPARTPTPTPPPAAAPAPRPRTPAPTPPSAWTPTATPLTSSTPPSALSAQLRPVDAFLRRLGLRVRAEWLQQCAAGLPGLNGHGGTEVQARQCFEQLLFADMNQCGAGVLPEGVGSMEAAILDGPFVLQVDEIVNMSAPLRERYRDAPAGPKRCLKLSMTDGIQRIYGMEYRPIKDLEVLAPAGFKIVIRNVHIKRGLLMLVPEVIEILGGVVDELEAARVRLVSEVNKPPRGKRKQGGLPLSSRATLAAWPRNVSAANGGEQGISMPRTVNPSHPTGLGNGSQVGRTTQTMEEERVNHPVVVNGVRAQRQHFQENPMQDRSTSLIGNNAEASAPVTYRHEPQQSTSRIARTLVDEYIDHPIVANNVDEQIQRVQEITMQDQATAFTRSRGEPSTSTPCGGYDSQQRAHDIGATGANGAEAARPSTVDDNTGQMEHPVILSGENEKPFIYIFNLMAHWTIEKDTRPYIQGKIKGLITSVKRFQFRNRREYELLVCIDDGSQISEAFVDSTIVRNIIGHSCEEVSTAVSDPTSESYIAMKQILSGFQHYLEKFEGTMHIEYNGQSSRPIVREMNEGCSTADAWLLLQRLKTCTAQRHIRNLDFMDTTPCLWSAFLLG from the exons ATGGGGCGCCGCAGCCTAATCATCACCGACTCCGACGAGGAAGATGCCGCGGCCACTCCTGCCTCCGCCTCCGTTTCCACTGGCGGCGGCGGAAGCGTCGGCCGCCCCTCGTCTCAAAACCCCAGCCCCTTCCTAGCCCCCTACACATTACCGTcctcgcctcccccctcccctcccgTCGAGAtctccgatgacgaggaggaggtcgaCGAGATCCAGGACCCCGACGAGGATTCCGCCTTCGGCGATGCCCCCGACGAGATGCGGGACTCTGACGGGGACTCCCTTTTCACCGACGTCGCCGATGACCTCTCCCCACCACCTCCCGCTCCACCTCAATATCCTCCGCCCCAAACTCCATGTCCACCTCCCGCTCCTGCTCCCGCCGTTCCTTTGTTCCGAACCCCAAGACCAACCCCGCCTCCCGCATCCACTCCTCCCTCCGGAACACGAACCCCAGTTCCACCGCCGGCCGCCGCACCTACTCCGGCCCGAACCCGAACCCCAGTCTCATCGCCGGCTGCCGCACCCACTCCTGCCCGTACCCCAACCCCAACTCCACCGCCCGTTGCCGCACCCACTCCTATGTCCCGGACCccaaccccaactccaccagcCGCTGCCGCATCAGCTCCTCCTGCCCGAACCCCAACGCCAACCCCACCAcctgctgccgcgcctgctcctcgGCCTCGAACCCCAGCTCCAACCCCTCCCTCTGCCTGGACCCCAACTGCGACCCCGCTCACGTCCTCGACCCCACCGTCCGCACTGAGCGCGCAGCTGCGTCCGGTGGATGCGTTCCTGCGGCGACTCGGGCTTCGTGTACGGGCAGAGTGGCTTCAACAGTGTGCTGCCGGGTTGCCTGGGCTCAACGGCCATGGCGGCACTGAAGTGCAGGCTAGACAGTGTTTTGAGCAGCTCCTCTTTGCCGACATGAACCAATGCGGCGCTGGTGTGCTTCCGGAGGGCGTCGGGTCTATGGAGGCTGCCATCCTCGATGGACCATTTGTGCTACAG GTTGATGAAATCGTCAATATGTCTGCCCCTTTAAGGGAAAGATATCGTGATGCACCTGCCGGCCCCAAACGATGTTTAAAGTTATCAATGACAGATGGCATCCAACGCATATATGGAATGGAATACAGGCCTATCAAAGACCTGGAAGTTCTTGCACCTGCTGGTTTTAAG ATTGTTATAAGGAATGTGCACATAAAGAGAGGGCTTCTTATGTTAGTCCCTGAGGTTATTGAGATTCTTGGTGGGGTAGTTGATGAATTGGAAGCAGCACGTGTAAGACTTGTTTCTGAAGTAAATAAACCACCTCGTGGAAAAAG GAAACAAGGTGGATTACCTTTGTCCTCCAGAGCCACCCTAGCTGCCTGGCCACGTAATGTAAGCGCTGCAAATGGTGGTGAGCAAGGCATCTCAATGCCAAGAACAGTAAACCCCTCTCATCCAACAGGATTAG GTAATGGCTCTCAAGTTGGTAGAACTACACAAACAATGGAAGAAGAGCGTGTTAACCATCCTGTTGTAGTAAATGGTGTCCGAGCACAACGTCAACATTTTCAAGAAAACCCTATGCAGGACCGATCTACTTCTCTTATTGGGAACAACGCAGAGGCTTCTGCACCTGTTACCTATAGACATGAACCCCAACAAAGCACTAGTAGAATTGCACGAACTTTGGTAGACGAATATATTGACCATCCTATTGTGGCGAACAATGTTGACGAGCAAATACAACGTGTCCAAGAAATCACCATGCAGGACCAAGCTACTGCTTTTACTAGGAGCAGAGGAGAGCCTTCTACATCTACTCCTTGTGGTGGGTATGATTCCCAACAAAGGGCACATGACATTGGTGCAACTGGTGCCAATGGTGCGGAGGCTGCACGGCCTTCAACTGTTGATGATAATACTGGTCAGATGGAACATCCAGTCATTCTAAGTGGTGAAAATGAAAAACCTTTCATATACATTTTCAACTTGATGGCACATTGGACCATAGAAAAGGATACAAGACCCTACATTCAAGGAAAAATTAAG GGTTTGATTACCTCTGTCAAACGATTTCAATTTAGGAACCGCAGAGAGTACGAGCTTCTTGTGTGCATAGATGATGGAAGTCAAATTTCAGAGGCCTTTGTTGACAGTACT ATTGTACGTAACATAATTGGCCACTCATGTGAGGAGGTTTCAACTGCCGTTTCTGATCCAACCTCAGAATCGTACATCGCTATGAAACAAATTCTGAGTGGATTTCAGCATTATTTGGAGAAATTTGAG GGTACAATGCATATTGAGTACAACGGACAATCTTCTCGACCTATCGTGCGTGAGATGAACGAAGGTTGTTCGACTGCTGATGCATGGCTCCTGCTTCAGAGGCTGAAAACATGTACGGCTCAACGGCACATCCGAAATTTGGACTTTATGGATACCACCCCGTGTCTATGGTCAGCCTTTTTGCTCGGTTAA